A single window of Candidatus Krumholzibacteriia bacterium DNA harbors:
- a CDS encoding ferredoxin family protein: MTHIVTERCVDCRYIDCARVCPVDCFYVVENPAMLVINPDECIDCKACIPECPVHAIWPDDELPEVYNEWLEKNADLAGKGEQVTSDTGLEKLPDALTLEQVQERERSRGWEVPEPSDA, encoded by the coding sequence ATGACGCACATCGTGACCGAACGGTGCGTGGATTGCCGTTACATCGATTGCGCCCGGGTCTGCCCCGTGGACTGCTTCTACGTGGTGGAGAACCCGGCCATGCTGGTGATCAACCCCGACGAGTGCATCGATTGCAAGGCCTGCATCCCCGAATGTCCCGTGCATGCGATCTGGCCGGACGACGAGCTCCCCGAGGTCTACAACGAGTGGCTGGAGAAGAACGCCGACCTCGCCGGCAAGGGCGAGCAGGTGACCAGCGACACCGGGCTGGAGAAGCTGCCGGACGCCCTCACCCTGGAGCAGGTGCAGGAGCGCGAGCGCTCCCGGGGCTGGGAGGTCCCGGAGCCCTCGGACGCATGA
- a CDS encoding VOC family protein — protein MTPKPLRLDHLSLYVSDLERAESFYVDILGLERVMRLPDQALLSLGEVNIGLMLGKPPPPEPDVLDRPFGRAHHAFRIEAEAVQAWRQRLSAAAVPTSAVIDWGDHECFYFLDPDGNLLEFVTPPQPDSR, from the coding sequence ATGACACCGAAACCGCTCCGACTGGACCATCTGTCGCTGTACGTCAGCGATCTCGAGCGGGCAGAGAGCTTCTACGTCGACATTCTCGGCTTGGAGCGCGTCATGCGCTTGCCGGATCAGGCGCTCCTCTCTCTGGGAGAAGTGAATATCGGGCTCATGCTCGGGAAGCCCCCGCCTCCCGAGCCGGACGTCCTCGACCGTCCCTTCGGCCGGGCGCATCACGCCTTCCGCATCGAGGCGGAAGCCGTGCAAGCCTGGCGGCAACGTTTGTCTGCCGCCGCGGTGCCGACGAGCGCCGTCATCGACTGGGGCGACCACGAGTGTTTCTACTTCCTCGACCCCGACGGCAACTTGCTCGAGTTCGTCACCCCGCCGCAGCCCGACTCTCGCTAG
- a CDS encoding TatD family hydrolase yields the protein MQPASIPDAHCHLDLIADPERAIEEALAAGVGPLLAVGTEQASSERVLELRGKYPGSVLAAVGLHPSEIPALSEAELAAELEFVAATLPQADALGEVGLDFRDAQEEGQRARQRQALEQQLEWASRHRKPVSAHSRRAEHEMVERMGAFVQKSRLRVNLHWFTHSEKLVQQCGRLGIYISPGPSILHSEPQAAVARCIDAAHLLLETDSPVEFQGQPARPVWAVQVAERLAALRGVPAETLATLLQENFRRYLGG from the coding sequence ATGCAACCAGCGTCGATCCCGGATGCACACTGTCATCTCGACCTGATCGCCGACCCCGAGCGCGCCATCGAGGAGGCCCTCGCCGCCGGCGTCGGCCCGTTGCTGGCGGTGGGCACCGAACAAGCCTCCAGCGAGCGCGTCCTGGAGCTACGGGGCAAGTACCCGGGGAGCGTGCTCGCCGCCGTCGGCCTGCACCCGAGCGAGATTCCCGCTCTGAGCGAGGCCGAACTGGCGGCGGAGCTCGAGTTCGTGGCCGCGACCCTGCCGCAGGCGGACGCCCTCGGTGAGGTCGGCCTCGATTTCCGCGACGCTCAGGAGGAAGGCCAGCGCGCCCGTCAGCGGCAAGCGCTGGAGCAGCAGCTGGAGTGGGCGAGCCGGCATCGCAAGCCGGTGAGCGCCCACAGCCGCCGGGCGGAGCACGAGATGGTGGAGCGCATGGGCGCCTTCGTGCAGAAGAGCCGCCTGCGCGTGAACCTGCACTGGTTCACCCACTCGGAGAAGCTGGTGCAGCAATGCGGCCGGCTCGGTATCTACATCTCGCCCGGGCCGTCGATCTTGCATAGCGAGCCGCAGGCCGCCGTGGCGCGGTGCATCGATGCGGCACACCTGCTCCTGGAGACGGATAGCCCGGTGGAGTTCCAAGGGCAACCGGCGCGACCGGTCTGGGCCGTCCAGGTGGCGGAGCGCCTCGCAGCCCTGCGCGGCGTCCCGGCGGAAACCTTGGCGACGTTGCTGCAGGAGAATTTCCGTCGCTATCTTGGGGGGTGA
- a CDS encoding methyltransferase domain-containing protein, whose protein sequence is MREDDVQLFRCLECGGALEATAVRTVGSVMESALLHCPTCAAAYPVVEGVAVFFPRELQGVYLGATEREFLGRNGIDVGTAPTLSGGAKAQHAAAANWEYQWQTVQPFTAADLTRNPDDFYGENTFWRFIPLPREAVRGKTVFIGGGGRGREAFHLWNAGAARLIVNEIGAEIYAIRDLFPDALERIVLVRGDLCRLPLVSHCADIAICDHALQHVLDHRKGYQELSRLTRPGGMVAVCVYSHEGNFVMTRVIEPSKQLLHRLPLRAQRILALGPAGLLFLHIHLLVVPLAHLSPRLARALPLGPFLLFWAKAKFAFVWMSCFDFIHAPISYHFHRAEMEALATSCSHVIEALQHTHRTLWSMVVRKPAPSESRAAAG, encoded by the coding sequence GTGCGAGAGGACGACGTACAGCTGTTCCGCTGCCTCGAGTGTGGCGGTGCGCTCGAAGCCACCGCGGTCCGCACCGTGGGTTCCGTCATGGAGAGCGCCCTCCTGCACTGCCCCACCTGCGCCGCCGCCTATCCGGTCGTGGAGGGCGTCGCCGTTTTCTTCCCCCGCGAGCTGCAGGGAGTGTACCTCGGCGCCACCGAGCGCGAGTTCCTCGGTCGCAATGGCATCGACGTCGGCACCGCGCCCACGCTGTCGGGGGGTGCCAAGGCCCAGCACGCGGCGGCGGCGAATTGGGAATACCAGTGGCAAACCGTCCAGCCTTTCACCGCTGCCGATCTCACCCGGAACCCCGACGACTTCTATGGAGAGAACACATTCTGGCGCTTCATCCCGCTTCCACGGGAGGCGGTGCGGGGAAAGACGGTCTTCATCGGTGGCGGCGGCCGCGGGAGGGAGGCGTTCCACCTCTGGAATGCCGGTGCGGCGCGTCTCATCGTGAACGAGATCGGCGCGGAGATCTACGCCATCCGCGATCTCTTCCCTGACGCCCTCGAAAGGATCGTGCTGGTGCGCGGCGATCTCTGCCGGCTACCGTTGGTTTCGCATTGCGCCGACATCGCCATCTGCGACCACGCCCTGCAGCACGTGCTCGACCACCGCAAAGGCTACCAGGAGCTGTCGCGTTTGACCCGACCTGGCGGCATGGTCGCCGTCTGCGTCTACAGCCACGAAGGCAACTTCGTGATGACCCGGGTGATCGAACCCTCGAAGCAGCTCCTGCACCGCCTGCCGCTGCGGGCCCAGAGAATCCTGGCGCTGGGGCCCGCCGGGCTCCTCTTCCTCCACATCCATCTCTTGGTTGTGCCCCTGGCACACCTCAGCCCGCGCCTGGCCAGAGCTCTTCCCCTTGGCCCTTTCCTGCTCTTCTGGGCCAAGGCGAAGTTCGCTTTCGTGTGGATGAGCTGTTTCGACTTCATCCACGCCCCCATCTCGTACCACTTCCACCGGGCCGAGATGGAAGCGCTGGCGACCTCGTGCAGCCACGTCATCGAGGCGCTGCAACACACCCATCGGACCCTCTGGTCCATGGTGGTGCGCAAGCCTGCGCCTAGCGAGAGTCGGGCTGCGGCGGGGTGA
- a CDS encoding BamA/TamA family outer membrane protein yields the protein MRRFDPRTPFLAVLLALLPAGTALAQFGQNKVQYRSFDWRILETEHFVIHYYTQEAAAANEAARMAERGYAYLSSFYQHEFEDKIPVILYSTHHDFEQSNVIGGFISEGTGGVTESLKGRVTLPLTGSYAELNHVLVHELVHAFQFDLLNRNILPQMNARSLPLWMMEGMAEWVSNGVDPVTAMWVMDAQRAGKVPSVQQMSSVQDIRVYRMGQALFEVIAKSYGPARVRQLLKAPERERPAVADSTDGRTPQPPTSLPPPVDPASSMQTSAPPPAFDGATAEGQSLDHLWRAYAESLATQLGQDLVSPDSVAEAVAHKSGYAKAFHLAPVAAADGNRVLFYSSRGLYNELMVAERTPEGWKTRSLLAGERSADVEELPLLSASADWSADGRLVVLVVTRQGHDMIQIMDFKKRKIIRRIKTDLQSVANPAFSPDGRWVVFSGVQGGNGDLFAVEVESGHVSRLTQDAFAERAPRFSPDGRSIVFATDEGPDTDLDGLVFGSWNIAQLEVRPGPGKELLAGKRTDLVVSKADDFAPVWSPDGSSIAFVSDRTGTYQVYTYDFETGEVRQRTRFASGVVGIIPTGPAISWAASNDIYYSVFHHGGWHLYRTTGFPEDLPGEPDAAKLELASSHPEAIQENASSHLDAKERDYKARLTPEYAVVGALYIGNAGAAGSGQLLLGDMLGNHYLLLSGYLRTDFDQSEILVQYADLGHRWQWGLAGFQYRDDILVYSSPSKGNVESTVYRGLGAQFYYPFNRFRRLEFSVDFRNEDLTRSVFSTVGGDSLQPVSVVEEMHANYYYSIPTLALVHDNTSYSGFTPIAGGRWRIEGGKTFGDLDYTIGVLDWRRYLNVHRRGALALRFIGASSWGRDSRILYIGGPDTFRGTDFGGLTGTRAAFANVEARFPLFGATELIRGVVFFDAASTWFEEENPRYRRVHTAFGFGLRAYVGLPLRFDAALPLNTEPFDPLSQKQEWKTFFAIGFDY from the coding sequence GTGAGGCGATTCGACCCGAGGACCCCCTTCCTGGCCGTCCTGCTGGCCCTGCTGCCGGCAGGGACCGCCCTGGCCCAGTTCGGCCAGAACAAGGTCCAGTACCGTAGTTTCGACTGGCGGATCCTCGAAACCGAGCACTTCGTCATCCACTACTACACTCAGGAAGCCGCCGCGGCCAACGAGGCGGCCCGGATGGCCGAGCGCGGTTACGCCTATCTTTCGAGCTTCTACCAGCACGAGTTCGAGGACAAGATCCCGGTCATCCTCTACTCGACGCACCACGACTTCGAGCAGTCCAACGTCATCGGCGGTTTCATCAGCGAGGGCACCGGGGGTGTCACCGAATCCCTCAAGGGTCGGGTCACGCTCCCCCTCACGGGCTCCTACGCGGAGCTCAACCACGTGCTGGTGCACGAGTTGGTGCACGCCTTCCAGTTCGACCTGCTGAACCGCAACATCCTGCCGCAGATGAATGCCCGCTCCCTGCCGCTCTGGATGATGGAGGGTATGGCGGAATGGGTGAGCAACGGCGTCGACCCGGTCACCGCGATGTGGGTCATGGATGCGCAACGAGCCGGCAAGGTGCCCTCGGTGCAGCAGATGTCATCGGTGCAAGACATCCGCGTCTACCGCATGGGGCAGGCACTGTTCGAGGTCATCGCCAAGAGCTATGGGCCGGCCCGGGTACGCCAGCTCCTGAAGGCGCCGGAGCGCGAGCGCCCCGCCGTCGCCGATTCCACCGACGGGCGGACACCGCAGCCGCCGACATCGCTGCCGCCGCCGGTGGACCCTGCGTCGAGCATGCAGACGAGCGCGCCGCCGCCGGCGTTCGACGGCGCCACGGCGGAAGGCCAATCGTTGGACCACCTCTGGCGCGCTTACGCCGAGAGCCTGGCCACACAGTTGGGGCAAGACTTGGTCTCGCCCGATTCGGTGGCCGAAGCGGTGGCGCACAAATCCGGTTACGCCAAGGCCTTCCACCTGGCGCCGGTGGCGGCGGCAGACGGTAATCGGGTGCTCTTCTACTCCTCCCGCGGCCTCTACAACGAACTCATGGTGGCGGAGCGGACGCCCGAGGGCTGGAAGACGCGCAGCCTCCTCGCCGGGGAGCGCAGCGCCGACGTCGAAGAGCTGCCCCTGCTGTCGGCTTCGGCGGACTGGTCCGCCGACGGGCGGCTCGTGGTCCTCGTCGTCACCCGTCAGGGTCACGACATGATCCAGATCATGGACTTCAAGAAGCGGAAGATCATCCGACGCATCAAGACGGACCTGCAGTCGGTGGCCAATCCTGCCTTCTCGCCCGATGGGCGCTGGGTGGTGTTCTCCGGCGTGCAGGGCGGGAACGGGGATCTGTTCGCGGTCGAGGTGGAGTCGGGCCACGTGTCGCGCCTGACGCAGGACGCCTTCGCCGAGCGCGCCCCGCGTTTTTCCCCCGACGGCCGCTCCATCGTCTTCGCCACCGACGAGGGCCCTGACACCGACCTCGACGGCCTGGTGTTTGGCAGCTGGAACATCGCCCAACTCGAGGTGAGGCCCGGTCCCGGGAAGGAGCTCCTGGCCGGGAAGCGCACCGACCTCGTCGTCTCGAAGGCGGACGATTTCGCCCCGGTGTGGAGCCCCGATGGCAGCTCCATCGCCTTCGTTTCGGACCGCACCGGCACCTACCAGGTCTACACCTACGACTTCGAAACCGGCGAGGTGCGGCAGCGCACGCGCTTCGCCTCCGGTGTCGTGGGCATCATCCCCACCGGCCCGGCCATCTCCTGGGCCGCTTCCAACGACATCTACTACTCCGTTTTCCACCACGGCGGCTGGCACCTGTACCGCACCACCGGGTTCCCGGAAGATCTCCCCGGCGAGCCGGACGCGGCGAAGCTGGAGCTGGCCAGCTCGCACCCCGAAGCGATCCAGGAGAACGCCAGCTCCCACTTGGATGCGAAGGAGCGCGACTACAAGGCGCGGCTCACCCCAGAGTACGCCGTGGTCGGCGCCCTCTACATCGGTAACGCCGGCGCCGCCGGCTCCGGCCAGCTGCTGCTCGGTGACATGCTCGGGAACCACTACCTGCTGCTCTCGGGTTATCTGCGCACCGACTTCGACCAGTCGGAGATCCTGGTGCAGTACGCCGACCTCGGCCACCGCTGGCAGTGGGGGCTGGCGGGGTTCCAGTACCGCGACGACATCCTGGTCTACAGCTCGCCATCAAAGGGCAATGTCGAGAGCACCGTCTATCGCGGACTCGGGGCCCAGTTCTACTACCCCTTCAACCGCTTCCGCCGCCTGGAGTTCTCGGTGGACTTCCGCAACGAGGACCTGACCCGCTCGGTGTTTTCGACGGTGGGCGGCGACTCGCTCCAACCGGTGTCGGTGGTGGAGGAGATGCATGCGAACTACTACTACTCCATCCCCACCCTGGCCTTGGTGCACGACAACACCTCGTACTCCGGCTTCACCCCGATCGCTGGCGGGCGCTGGCGCATCGAGGGCGGCAAGACTTTCGGCGACCTCGACTACACCATCGGCGTCCTCGACTGGCGCCGCTATCTCAACGTGCACCGCCGCGGCGCCCTGGCGCTGCGCTTCATCGGCGCCTCCTCCTGGGGTCGGGATTCGCGCATCCTCTATATCGGCGGCCCCGACACCTTCCGTGGCACCGACTTCGGCGGGCTGACGGGCACCCGCGCTGCCTTCGCCAACGTGGAAGCGCGCTTCCCGCTCTTCGGCGCCACCGAGCTCATCCGCGGCGTCGTCTTCTTCGATGCCGCCTCGACTTGGTTCGAAGAGGAGAACCCGCGCTACCGGCGGGTGCACACCGCCTTCGGCTTCGGCCTGCGCGCCTACGTCGGCTTGCCGCTGCGCTTCGACGCCGCTTTGCCGCTCAACACCGAGCCCTTCGACCCGCTCAGCCAGAAGCAGGAGTGGAAGACCTTCTTCGCCATCGGCTTCGACTACTGA
- a CDS encoding YhjD/YihY/BrkB family envelope integrity protein: MSYRGYWKRDWFRVSRRLWAEMIRDDVFGAAAQLAYSFLLAFFPFLVFLVGILASLQFDEVLIRKQDLLEAMERFAAALPGDAAEVVRRSIDALSQQHSGLLSLGALAALLAASSGMRPVMTTLNRAWGVAEGRSFGHRSVLSLAMTLVFVVLVMAGTILLSLSSRLDVWIAQHWGAGWATAWRLGSLAGGWATLLFVVEFIYHVAPNVRRPWRWITPGSLLAVLLWFAGVRLFSLYVSNWGRYELMYGSLGAAVVFLLWLYIAGLAVLVGGELNAELEKSAGIIAVAALPPAAAAEAPRERGKRAARAETRQERGRGAKPVEARPVRRNSAPRAEPTPPRGKRAATGSRRRRSAAQPPRRGREGAAPGGPE; encoded by the coding sequence ATGAGCTACCGCGGCTACTGGAAACGCGACTGGTTCCGGGTCTCCCGGCGACTCTGGGCCGAAATGATCCGCGACGATGTCTTCGGAGCGGCGGCGCAGCTGGCCTACTCTTTCCTCCTCGCCTTCTTCCCCTTCCTGGTTTTCCTGGTCGGAATCCTCGCCTCGCTCCAATTCGACGAGGTACTGATCCGCAAACAGGACCTGCTCGAGGCGATGGAACGCTTCGCCGCCGCTCTCCCAGGGGACGCGGCGGAGGTGGTGCGGCGGAGCATCGATGCCCTGAGCCAGCAGCACTCGGGGCTGCTGTCCCTCGGTGCGCTGGCGGCTCTGCTCGCGGCCTCCAGCGGCATGCGACCGGTCATGACCACGCTGAACCGGGCGTGGGGGGTGGCGGAAGGTCGCAGCTTCGGCCACCGCAGCGTGCTCTCCTTGGCGATGACGCTCGTCTTCGTGGTGCTCGTCATGGCCGGAACGATCCTGCTCTCCCTCTCCAGTCGGCTGGATGTCTGGATCGCGCAGCACTGGGGTGCGGGCTGGGCCACGGCCTGGCGGCTCGGCAGCCTCGCCGGCGGTTGGGCGACGTTGCTCTTCGTCGTCGAGTTCATCTATCACGTGGCTCCGAACGTACGCCGCCCCTGGCGCTGGATCACCCCGGGATCCTTGCTCGCCGTGCTGCTCTGGTTCGCCGGCGTGCGGCTCTTTTCCCTCTACGTGTCCAATTGGGGGCGCTACGAGCTCATGTATGGCAGCCTCGGTGCGGCGGTGGTGTTTCTCCTCTGGCTCTACATCGCCGGTTTGGCGGTTCTCGTGGGCGGTGAGCTGAACGCGGAGTTGGAGAAATCGGCCGGGATCATTGCCGTCGCGGCTTTGCCGCCGGCGGCGGCGGCCGAGGCACCTCGAGAGCGCGGCAAGCGGGCGGCCAGGGCGGAAACACGGCAGGAGCGGGGAAGGGGCGCGAAGCCGGTCGAGGCGCGACCGGTGCGGAGAAACAGCGCACCGAGGGCGGAGCCAACGCCGCCACGAGGGAAGCGCGCCGCGACCGGATCGCGGCGCCGGCGCAGTGCAGCCCAGCCGCCGCGGCGAGGGCGCGAGGGTGCCGCTCCAGGCGGGCCGGAATGA
- the murJ gene encoding murein biosynthesis integral membrane protein MurJ: MAAGSEATVQAPTSRPARGLMGAAGLVSLATSLSRLGGLVREQMFAALLGAGFYSDAFVVAFRIPNLLRDLLAEGALSTAFVPTFTQQLVRQGKPAAFSLGNLVLTSLCLVTAAVVLIGTIAAEPLVRWIAPGFAATPGKLELTTTLTRILFPFLPMVALAAVLMGMLNAQHRFFVPAVAPALFNLAAIVVGAVLLLVHPGEHSTVLLWTGAVLLGGLLQMGVQIPPLARAGWQFRPRFRPRFDDPALRQILRLMAPAVIGLSATQVNIFVANILASHLEQGSPSWLNYAFRLLQLPIGVFGVAVATVNLTALSRHAAREDLPAFRASLTGALKLVAFLTLPATAGLVALREPIIALLYEHGRFSAHDTARTAAVLSMYAIGLY; encoded by the coding sequence GTGGCGGCGGGAAGCGAAGCGACGGTCCAGGCTCCGACCAGCCGGCCCGCCCGCGGCCTCATGGGTGCGGCAGGGCTGGTGAGTCTGGCCACTTCGCTCTCGCGCCTGGGCGGCCTGGTGCGGGAGCAGATGTTCGCGGCTCTCCTCGGGGCCGGTTTCTACAGCGACGCATTCGTCGTCGCCTTCCGCATCCCCAACCTGTTGCGTGACCTCCTCGCCGAAGGAGCTCTTTCCACCGCCTTCGTGCCCACCTTCACCCAACAGCTCGTACGCCAGGGAAAACCGGCGGCTTTCTCCCTGGGCAACCTGGTCCTCACTTCCCTCTGCCTGGTGACGGCGGCAGTGGTCCTGATCGGCACCATCGCCGCCGAACCCCTGGTGCGCTGGATCGCGCCGGGGTTCGCGGCGACGCCTGGAAAGCTCGAGCTGACCACGACGCTGACCCGCATCCTTTTCCCCTTCCTCCCCATGGTGGCGCTGGCCGCGGTGCTCATGGGGATGTTGAACGCCCAGCACCGCTTCTTCGTCCCGGCAGTGGCGCCGGCGCTCTTCAACCTCGCTGCCATCGTCGTCGGCGCGGTGCTGCTCCTCGTCCATCCCGGCGAGCATTCGACGGTGCTGCTCTGGACGGGCGCCGTCCTGCTCGGCGGCTTGTTGCAGATGGGAGTGCAGATCCCGCCTCTCGCCCGCGCCGGCTGGCAATTCCGGCCGCGCTTCCGCCCCCGCTTCGACGACCCGGCGCTGCGCCAAATCCTCCGTCTCATGGCTCCCGCGGTGATCGGATTGTCGGCCACGCAGGTCAACATCTTCGTCGCGAACATATTGGCGAGCCATTTGGAGCAGGGCAGTCCCTCCTGGCTCAATTACGCTTTCCGCCTCCTGCAGCTTCCCATCGGCGTCTTCGGCGTGGCCGTGGCGACGGTGAACTTGACTGCCTTGAGCCGGCACGCCGCCCGGGAGGATCTGCCCGCCTTCCGCGCCAGCCTCACCGGCGCGCTCAAGCTGGTCGCCTTCCTGACGCTTCCGGCGACCGCGGGTCTCGTGGCGCTCCGCGAGCCCATCATCGCCCTGCTCTACGAGCACGGACGCTTCTCTGCCCACGACACCGCGCGCACCGCGGCGGTGCTGTCGATGTACGCCATCGGTCTCTATG
- a CDS encoding alcohol dehydrogenase catalytic domain-containing protein, which produces MTPTKATTAPRLDADATASREPMWALVVDAPTWNERTGFRKTRVPRPVLDEKQNPADAQQVLVQVLLAGVCGTDRGIYERTSLGETILRSLAAEGKSERVVGHEFIGRIVAAGSDVQRDYGFAPGDIVAAESHVFCGRCYQCRLGQTHICSDDRILGVSRDGCFAELVKLPARVLWPTDVRKIALEVAAIQEPFGNAVHACTRVDLRGKTVGIFGCGTIGLFAAMIAKSLGATRVFGIEPDAGRRELARRAGADVVLPVRATGTHDPGADAGLLEALRTQTGGVGLDVALEMSGFNSSLNNAIGAARRGGEVVLFGLHSGDFTVQRYESVILKGLTLYSVIGREIFRTWTFTQRLLEEPANGIQDKILELVLRNGDGTILDIRDFEATVFEAMLRQHPKVLLRFATI; this is translated from the coding sequence TTGACCCCCACGAAGGCCACCACCGCACCCCGCCTCGACGCCGACGCCACGGCCAGCCGCGAGCCCATGTGGGCCCTGGTGGTGGACGCGCCCACTTGGAACGAACGTACCGGTTTTCGCAAGACCCGCGTTCCCCGCCCCGTTCTCGACGAGAAGCAGAACCCCGCGGACGCCCAGCAAGTCTTGGTGCAGGTGCTCCTGGCCGGCGTCTGCGGTACCGATCGCGGCATCTACGAGCGCACCAGTCTGGGGGAGACGATCCTCCGTTCGCTCGCCGCTGAAGGCAAGAGCGAGCGCGTCGTCGGGCACGAGTTCATCGGTCGCATCGTCGCCGCGGGCTCGGACGTGCAACGGGATTACGGCTTCGCTCCCGGCGACATCGTCGCCGCCGAATCGCACGTCTTCTGCGGCCGCTGCTACCAGTGCCGCCTCGGACAGACCCACATCTGCAGCGACGATCGCATCCTCGGCGTTTCCCGCGATGGCTGCTTCGCCGAGCTGGTGAAGTTGCCGGCGCGGGTGCTCTGGCCGACCGACGTGCGCAAGATCGCCCTGGAGGTGGCGGCCATCCAGGAGCCTTTCGGCAACGCCGTGCACGCCTGCACGCGGGTGGACCTGCGCGGCAAGACGGTGGGCATCTTCGGCTGCGGCACCATCGGTCTCTTCGCCGCGATGATCGCCAAGTCGCTGGGGGCGACGCGGGTCTTCGGCATCGAGCCCGACGCCGGGCGCCGCGAGCTGGCGCGCCGCGCCGGTGCCGACGTGGTGCTCCCGGTGCGCGCCACCGGAACCCACGACCCCGGAGCGGACGCCGGTCTCCTGGAGGCGCTCCGCACCCAGACGGGCGGCGTCGGCCTCGATGTGGCGCTGGAGATGTCGGGCTTCAACAGCTCTCTCAACAACGCCATTGGCGCCGCGCGCCGGGGCGGCGAGGTGGTGCTCTTCGGCCTGCACTCCGGCGACTTCACCGTGCAGCGCTACGAGAGCGTCATCCTCAAGGGGCTCACGCTCTACAGCGTCATCGGCCGCGAGATCTTCCGCACCTGGACCTTCACGCAACGATTGCTCGAGGAGCCCGCCAACGGCATCCAGGACAAGATCCTGGAACTCGTGCTGCGCAACGGCGACGGCACCATCCTCGACATCCGTGATTTCGAGGCGACGGTCTTCGAGGCCATGCTGCGCCAGCATCCAAAGGTGCTGCTGCGCTTCGCCACGATCTGA